One Manihot esculenta cultivar AM560-2 chromosome 6, M.esculenta_v8, whole genome shotgun sequence DNA segment encodes these proteins:
- the LOC122723840 gene encoding uncharacterized protein LOC122723840, with protein MCFILQEGEQQVNAIARFNGQQRKYDPFSSTYNPGWRDHPNLSYGNRQQNFQPIANYQTAKSCMSLEDIVQSLANSTLAFQQETKSSIQNLENQMSQLATSVSKLESQGKLPSQTVPNPKQNVSAIMLRSGKELESASLKKLAQGSKADQKIEAEIEILEENQPQKYEKEQSSIQVIRPPFPERFAQSKREKEEKEILEIFRKVQVNILLLEIIKQIPRYAKFLKVLCTNKRNLYGHEKIKVGENVSAVLQRKIAQKCKNKDMFAISCSLKQSGVTLQLADRSIVYPKGVLEDILVQVGKLIFPADFFVLDMEDDSSSNSTDLLLGRPFLSTARTNIDVHEGTLSMEFDGEKVKFNVYDAIKHSDDNFSLCNIDVVDPLAQEAFKLSKKNKLEIVLTENLTMGCLDNSTSQFSEEIIEIIHSWDTLNHKASELELKLLPAHLKYREVDEIQHATVQPRTINKGTVWEIGSSRWPVPPPPALRPGAAARRTASRPRSYKMWRPNQWTLHHHRSRVPLPVSKPAQPSSLDTAPPSPIATSSPPIANPATPSLPNRESNLIGCHLLSANTAVNLLAGCSHAPAFADEIEL; from the exons ATGTGTTTTATCCTTCAAGAAGGAGAGCAACAGGTAAACGCCATTGCAAGGTTCAATGGACAACAAAGGAAGTATGACCCATTTTCAAGCACTTACAATCCAGGGTGGAGAGATCATCCAAACcttagctatgggaatagacaacAGAACTTCCAGCCAATAGCAAACTATCAAACTGCAAAATCATGTATGTCTCTAGAAGACATTGTTCAATCCCTTGCTAATAGCACTCTTGCTTTTCAACAGGAAACGAAGTcaagcattcaaaatttggaGAATCAAATGAGCCAACTTGCTACATCAGTAAGCAAGCTGGAATCACAAGGGAAACTGCCTTCCCAAACCGTGCCAAATCCAAAACAGAACGTAAGTGCAATTATGCTGCGAAGTGGGAAGGAGTTAGAATCTGCCAGCCTGAAGAAGCTTGCCCAAGGCAGTAAGGCAGACCAGAAGATAGAAGCAGAAATAGAGATTCTAGAAGAGAATCAGCCTCAAAAATATGAGAAAGAACAATCCTCAATACAGGTAATACGTCCACCTTTTCCTGAAAGATTTGCtcaatcaaaaagagaaaaggaagagaaagagatcttggagatttttCGCAAAGTTCAGGTAAACATACTCCTTCTTGAAATCATAAAGCAAATACCAAGGTAcgcgaaatttttaaaagtcctttgcactaataaaagaaatCTGTATGGGCACGAAAAGATTAAAGTAGGGGAGAATGTGTCAGCTGTACTCCAAAGAAAAATTGCACAAAAATGTAAAAACAAAGACATGTTTGCTATATCAT GTTCTTTGAAACAATCAGGAGTTACACTCCAACTCGCCGATAGATCAATAGTTTATCCTAAGGGTGTGTTGGAAGATATTTTGGTCCAAGTGGGAAAATTAATCTTCCCAGCAGACTTCTTTGTCTTGGATATGGAAGATGACAGTTCATCCAACTCTACAGATTTATTGCTAGGAAGACCATTCCTTAGCACAGCTAGAACGAATATTGACGTGCATGAAGGCACGCTTTCAATGGAGTTTGATGGAGAAAaggtaaagtttaatgtttatgatgcaatAAAACATtctgatgataatttttctctttgcaaCATAGATGTAGTTGATCCTCTCGCTCAAGAAGCCTTTAAACTAAGCAAGAAAAACAAGTTGGAGATAGTTTTAACCGAAAACTTGACAATGGGCTGCCTTGACAATAGCACATCGCAATTCAGTGAAGAAATCATAGAAATAATCCACTCATGGGACACTTTAAACCATAAGGCATCAGAACTTGAGTTAAAATTACTTCCAGCTCATTTGAAATAT agggaagtggatgAAATACAACATGCCACTGTCCAGCCTAGGACAATAAACAAGGGCACTGtttgggag ATTGGATCATCTAG ATGGCCAGTGCCGCCTCCTCCCGCGCTTCGACCAGGAGCCGCCGCTCGTCGCACCGCAAGCAGACCACGATCCTATAAAATGTGGCGACCGAACCAGTGGACGCTCCATCATCACCGGTCACGCGTCCCTCTGCCGGTCTCGAAGCCTGCACAACCTTCATCGCTGGACACAGCGCCCCCTTCGCCAATTGCGACGTCTTCGCCGCCGATTGCCAACCCAGCCACGCCTTCTTTGCCAAATCGCGAGTCCAACCTCATCGGTTGCCACCTCCTTAGCGCCAACACCGCCGTTAACCTCCTCGCCGGTTGCAGCCATGCACCAGCGTTTGCTGATGAGATAGAGTTATGA
- the LOC110616780 gene encoding shikimate O-hydroxycinnamoyltransferase → MKIDIKESNLIHQAEDLPNNQHQWLSNLDQIHERNIIPTVYFYKAADHPISFESKVLKEALSKVLVPFYPVAGRLGRDNKGRLEIVCNNEGVLFIEAETDSELDEVGDLMLVEVSQLIPSVDYSQGISSFPLLAVQITKFKCGGLSLGLRFHHIVADGVAALHFINTWCDVARGLSITMPPFIDRTILGCRAPPTPRFEHAEYDKPLSMNSATQILTSQQNCIQIFKITLQQLETLKNKVKNADGKTKYSTYEILTAHIWRSTCKARALSNHQPIKLLVPINGRSRLHPPLPPNFFGNVIFSATVFALSGEILSETLKNIVERIDKKIKMIDDEYMRSAIDYLEVMDDLTPILRDANTCRCPNLNIVSWMRLPFYDADFGMGKPIIVRPANPLEGTVYIMQTPSDDGSWQLAICLQADHMQSFQRLFYEF, encoded by the exons ATGAAGATCGACATAAAGGAATCTAATCTGATACACCAAGCTGAAGATTTGCCTAATAATCAGCACCAGTGGCTCTCTAATTTAGATCAAATCCATGAAAGAAACATCATTCCTACAGTGTACTTCTACAAGGCAGCTGATCATCCAATCTCCTTTGAATCTAAAGTGCTAAAggaagctttgagcaaagttctTGTGCCGTTTTATCCTGTGGCCGGAAGGTTAGGAAGAGATAACAAAGGTAGACTTGAAATTGTTTGTAATAATGAAGGTGTGTTGTTCATAGAGGCTGAAACAGACTCTGAATTAGATGAAGTTGGTGACTTGATGCTCGTGGAAGTTTCTCAACTCATTCCATCAGTTGATTATTCACAAGGCATTTCTtctttcccacttcttgctGTTCAG ATCACTAAGTTTAAATGTGGTGGACTATCTCTCGGACTTCGCTTTCATCACATAGTAGCAGATGGTGTTGCGGCTCTCCATTTTATAAACACATGGTGTGATGTTGCACGAGGACTATCCATTACAATGCCACCGTTCATTGATAGAACCATTCTTGGCTGTAGAGCTCCACCAACCCCAAGATTTGAACATGCTGAGTATGATAAGCCACTTTCCATGAACTCTGCCACCCAAATCCTAACATCACAACAAAAttgtattcaaatatttaagatCACACTTCAACAACTTGAAACCTTGAAAAACAAAGTAAAGAATGCTGATGGAAAAACAAAGTACTCTACCTATGAGATCTTAACTGCACATATATGGCGTTCCACATGCAAAGCACGTGCTTTATCTAATCATCAACCGATTAAGTTACTCGTACCCATTAATGGTCGGTCTAGATTGCATCCTCCACTTCCTCCTAACTTTTTTGGTAATGTAATATTTTCAGCAACAGTATTTGCTTTATCCGGTGAGATTCTATCAGAGACACTAAAAAACATTGTTGAAAGAATTGACAAAAAGATAAAGATGATAGATGATGAGTATATGAGATCGGCCATCGATTACTTGGAAGTAATGGATGACCTAACCCCTATCTTGCGAGACGCCAATACTTGTCGATGCCCAAACCTTAACATTGTTAGCTGGATGAGGCTGCCTTTCTATGATGCTGATTTTGGTATGGGAAAACCCATAATTGTGAGGCCTGCAAATCCACTTGAAGGCACGGTATACATAATGCAAACTCCAAGTGATGATGGAAGTTGGCAATTGGCCATATGTCTACAGGCAGATCACATGCAATCCTTCCAAAGGTTGTTTTATGAATTTTGA